One window from the genome of Cyclobacterium amurskyense encodes:
- a CDS encoding SLBB domain-containing protein — translation MIRKLIQNLKIAPVLFCFFIGSIGFSQTIQNIQNLKVDELSDAQIEQLIKRAESSGMNEVQLEALAIEKGMPASEISKLRQRIEALKSGNRDGAAKNSTVRSNQREVVGTVNRTTVFDSLRKSDPYYNLSPHQKKIYGYTLFHNRELNFNPSLNLPTPESYILGTGDQVLVDVYGASQAAFDMTISPEGKVLVPNVGPVNIGGSSVESARTRVRAALSKIYSGLNGPNPNTFLQLRVGNIRSIQVTMAGELNHPGTYTLPSFANVFNALYQAGGPNETGSFRNIQVYRKSKLVGQVDVYEFLVRGNENGNIILQDNDVIIVPPVQTRVELEGPVRRPGLFEMKSDESILDLVTFAGGFKSEAYKELLIVKRKTEKELRVDNVYKDDFETFAIKDGDLYVVGGVLERYNNRAQVTGAVFRPGEFAISDGMTVQGLVEIAGGIRGDAFSERATLYRTNPDFTMEVLTLDLGAILSGQAEDVVLKREDILNIPSKYDLKEEYYVQISGEVNRTGVFQFAKNMTVADLITKARGFKESASNANIEIARRVKDEVGGEIAEILTISIDGNLRISEEEKNVILAPFDHVFVRKSPGFQPEKIVYVEGEVFYPGGFTLEKRDERISDVLKRAGGLNDYAYPKGATLIRRTEFFKTKSEENIKLEQLESLHRNTVREGDIENAEAEGKLLDRIDDRMDLLRNEELKNSKDNNKTDSFSEDKYQFLGEEDSTVMEVATRDKELIGIDLGKILSQPGSKYDLILQEGDIISIPKELQTVRMRGEVLYPTTARYDVSRGFRNYISRSGGFTEQARKSRSYVVYANGDVHRTNRFLFFNFFPKIEPGAEIIVPQKPKREPMSVQAWIGIASSLATLGILIDRISN, via the coding sequence ATGATTAGAAAACTCATCCAAAATTTAAAAATAGCACCTGTATTGTTTTGTTTTTTTATTGGTTCGATTGGATTTAGCCAGACTATTCAAAATATTCAAAACCTAAAGGTAGATGAGCTGTCTGATGCTCAGATCGAGCAACTTATTAAGCGGGCAGAGTCATCAGGAATGAATGAGGTTCAGCTTGAAGCATTGGCAATAGAAAAGGGAATGCCTGCTTCTGAAATCAGTAAGTTAAGACAACGTATTGAAGCTTTAAAATCAGGTAATAGAGATGGGGCTGCTAAAAATAGTACAGTTAGAAGTAATCAAAGGGAAGTAGTTGGAACAGTTAACCGAACAACTGTTTTTGATAGCTTAAGAAAGTCAGATCCCTATTACAATCTTAGTCCCCACCAAAAGAAAATATATGGATACACATTGTTCCATAATAGGGAGTTAAACTTTAACCCGAGTTTAAATCTCCCTACCCCTGAGAGTTACATATTGGGGACTGGAGACCAAGTGTTGGTGGATGTGTATGGCGCTTCCCAAGCAGCTTTTGATATGACGATTTCACCTGAAGGGAAAGTTCTGGTGCCGAATGTAGGTCCAGTTAATATAGGTGGTTCTTCGGTTGAAAGTGCAAGAACAAGAGTAAGGGCTGCATTAAGTAAAATTTATTCTGGATTAAATGGACCAAATCCCAATACCTTTTTACAATTGAGAGTTGGGAATATCCGCAGTATTCAGGTAACCATGGCCGGAGAACTGAATCATCCAGGTACATACACTTTACCCTCTTTTGCAAATGTATTCAATGCCCTTTACCAAGCAGGAGGGCCTAATGAAACAGGCTCGTTTAGAAATATTCAAGTATACCGAAAAAGTAAATTGGTTGGGCAGGTAGACGTTTATGAGTTTTTGGTAAGAGGAAATGAAAATGGAAATATTATTTTACAGGACAATGATGTGATAATTGTACCACCTGTTCAAACTCGGGTAGAATTGGAAGGTCCTGTTCGTCGGCCAGGCTTGTTTGAAATGAAAAGCGATGAGAGTATTTTAGATCTTGTGACTTTTGCTGGAGGTTTTAAAAGTGAGGCATACAAAGAACTCCTAATTGTAAAAAGAAAGACAGAAAAGGAATTAAGAGTAGATAATGTTTATAAAGATGATTTTGAAACCTTTGCTATTAAAGATGGGGATTTATATGTTGTAGGAGGAGTTCTTGAACGATACAATAACCGTGCTCAAGTTACAGGAGCTGTCTTTAGACCCGGGGAATTTGCTATTTCTGATGGTATGACGGTTCAAGGGTTAGTAGAAATTGCAGGGGGGATACGTGGAGACGCCTTTTCAGAAAGAGCTACCTTATATAGAACCAATCCTGATTTCACAATGGAAGTACTTACTCTTGACTTAGGAGCAATTCTTTCAGGTCAAGCAGAGGATGTTGTTCTAAAACGTGAAGATATTCTAAACATACCTAGCAAATACGACCTTAAAGAGGAGTACTATGTTCAGATTTCTGGTGAAGTAAACAGAACGGGAGTGTTTCAGTTTGCTAAAAACATGACAGTAGCAGATTTGATAACCAAGGCCAGAGGTTTCAAAGAATCTGCCTCTAATGCAAATATAGAAATTGCTAGGAGAGTAAAAGATGAGGTTGGTGGTGAGATTGCTGAAATACTAACAATTTCAATTGATGGAAACCTGAGGATAAGTGAGGAAGAAAAGAATGTCATTTTAGCACCATTTGACCATGTTTTTGTTAGGAAGAGTCCAGGTTTTCAGCCAGAGAAAATAGTTTATGTGGAAGGGGAAGTTTTTTATCCTGGAGGCTTTACACTTGAGAAAAGAGATGAGAGAATTTCTGATGTGCTTAAAAGAGCAGGAGGTCTAAATGACTATGCTTACCCTAAAGGGGCGACCCTCATTAGAAGAACAGAGTTTTTTAAGACCAAATCTGAAGAAAATATTAAGCTTGAACAATTGGAGTCCTTGCATAGAAATACTGTTCGTGAGGGGGATATTGAAAATGCCGAAGCAGAAGGAAAACTTTTAGATAGGATTGATGATAGAATGGACCTACTTAGGAATGAGGAATTAAAGAATAGTAAAGATAATAATAAGACCGACAGCTTTTCTGAAGATAAATATCAATTTTTAGGTGAGGAAGACAGCACTGTAATGGAGGTTGCAACAAGGGATAAAGAATTAATTGGGATTGATCTAGGTAAAATTCTTTCACAACCTGGTTCTAAATATGATTTAATATTGCAAGAGGGAGATATTATCAGCATCCCTAAGGAGTTACAAACTGTGAGGATGAGGGGGGAAGTTCTATATCCTACTACTGCGAGGTATGATGTATCAAGAGGCTTTAGAAATTACATTTCAAGATCTGGTGGATTTACAGAACAAGCTCGAAAATCCAGGTCCTACGTCGTTTATGCAAACGG
- the gmd gene encoding GDP-mannose 4,6-dehydratase, with product MKTALITGITGQDGAYLAELLLSKGYIVHGIKRRASLFNTDRIDHLYQDPHEDNKRLFLHHGDLTDSMNLTRIIQETKPDEIYNLAAMSHVKVSFETPEYTANADGIGTLRILEAVRLLGMEKTTKIYQASTSELYGLVQAVPQSETTPFYPRSPYAVAKLYGYWITVNYREAYGMYACNGILFNHESPLRGETFVTRKITRAVAKIALGFQKDLFMGNLDAKRDWGHAKDYVDAMWRILQQEEPEDYVIATGVTTKVRDFIKMAFDQVGFTLKFEGEGLEEKGILESIDKEKAFDVLGTSNFKVKKGDVLVKIDPAYFRPTEVDLLIGDPNKAMTKLNWKPKYDLKMLVEDMVLSDVGLFKRDVHLMKGGHKVLNQAE from the coding sequence ATGAAAACGGCTTTAATAACAGGTATTACCGGACAGGATGGTGCTTATCTTGCAGAACTACTATTATCTAAAGGGTATATTGTCCACGGAATAAAAAGGAGAGCCTCCTTATTTAATACAGATAGAATTGATCACTTGTATCAGGATCCTCATGAGGATAATAAAAGGTTATTTCTTCACCATGGTGACCTTACTGATTCTATGAATTTGACAAGGATTATACAGGAAACCAAACCTGACGAGATTTATAACTTGGCAGCAATGAGCCATGTTAAAGTTAGCTTTGAGACACCAGAATATACAGCAAATGCTGATGGTATAGGTACTTTGAGGATTTTGGAAGCTGTACGACTTTTAGGGATGGAAAAAACAACTAAAATCTATCAGGCATCTACTTCGGAATTGTATGGTTTGGTTCAGGCTGTACCTCAATCAGAAACTACACCATTCTATCCAAGATCACCTTATGCAGTAGCAAAGCTTTATGGGTATTGGATAACTGTGAATTATAGAGAAGCATATGGAATGTATGCATGTAATGGTATTCTTTTCAATCATGAGTCTCCTTTAAGAGGAGAGACTTTCGTGACTAGAAAAATAACAAGAGCAGTTGCCAAAATAGCTTTAGGTTTTCAGAAAGATTTATTCATGGGGAATCTAGATGCTAAGAGAGATTGGGGGCATGCTAAAGACTATGTAGATGCTATGTGGAGGATTCTTCAGCAAGAAGAACCGGAAGATTATGTGATAGCTACAGGAGTTACTACTAAGGTTAGAGATTTTATTAAAATGGCTTTTGATCAAGTTGGATTCACTTTGAAATTTGAAGGTGAAGGCTTAGAAGAGAAAGGAATTCTAGAGTCAATTGATAAGGAAAAAGCTTTTGATGTTCTTGGAACTTCCAACTTTAAAGTTAAAAAAGGGGATGTTTTGGTTAAAATTGATCCCGCGTATTTCAGACCTACGGAGGTAGATTTACTTATTGGAGATCCTAATAAAGCGATGACAAAACTAAACTGGAAGCCAAAGTATGACTTGAAAATGTTGGTAGAAGACATGGTGCTTTCTGATGTTGGTTTATTCAAGCGCGATGTGCATTTAATGAAAGGCGGTCATAAAGTATTAAACCAAGCTGAATAG
- a CDS encoding GDP-L-fucose synthase family protein — translation MVDKNAKIYIAGHRGMVGSAIQRSLEAKGYKNLLGYSSKDLDLTNQLSVKHFFEKEKPQIVIDAAARVGGILANNNYPYTFLMENMLIQNNLINYSHQFGVEKFVFLGSSCIYPKLAPQPLKEESLLTSSLEPTNEWYALAKITGVKACDAIRKQFGKDFISLMPTNLYGPYDNFDLETSHVMPAMIRKFHEAKENGNTPVTLWGSGSPMREFLHVTDMAEAVVFAVENSFKDNLYNVGTGKDMTIKSLAELIKKVTGHTGEIEWDSEKPDGTPRKLMDVSKMAAAGWEAKIGLEDGVRDTYEWFLKNIDQYKQVKL, via the coding sequence ATGGTAGATAAAAATGCTAAAATTTATATTGCAGGTCATCGGGGTATGGTGGGGTCTGCGATTCAAAGGTCTCTAGAAGCTAAAGGCTATAAAAACCTATTAGGTTATAGTAGCAAAGACTTGGATTTAACAAACCAATTGTCAGTAAAGCATTTTTTTGAAAAGGAAAAGCCGCAAATAGTTATTGATGCAGCAGCTAGAGTAGGTGGTATTTTGGCAAATAACAATTATCCCTATACCTTTCTTATGGAGAATATGTTGATTCAGAATAATTTGATTAATTATTCCCATCAGTTTGGTGTTGAGAAATTCGTTTTCTTGGGAAGTTCATGTATTTATCCCAAATTGGCACCTCAGCCCCTAAAGGAAGAAAGTCTGCTTACCTCATCTTTGGAACCTACCAATGAATGGTATGCATTGGCTAAAATCACAGGGGTAAAAGCTTGTGATGCTATAAGGAAGCAATTTGGGAAAGATTTTATCAGCCTTATGCCTACGAACCTTTATGGTCCGTATGATAATTTTGATCTTGAAACATCTCATGTGATGCCTGCAATGATCAGGAAATTTCATGAGGCTAAAGAAAATGGAAATACTCCAGTTACCCTTTGGGGTTCTGGGTCTCCAATGAGAGAGTTCTTACATGTTACAGATATGGCGGAAGCTGTTGTTTTTGCTGTTGAAAATAGCTTTAAAGATAACCTATACAACGTTGGAACGGGGAAGGACATGACCATTAAATCATTGGCCGAGTTGATTAAAAAAGTCACAGGGCATACAGGTGAGATAGAATGGGATAGTGAAAAACCTGATGGTACTCCTCGTAAGCTTATGGATGTGAGCAAAATGGCGGCCGCAGGCTGGGAGGCGAAAATTGGACTTGAAGATGGTGTCCGGGACACCTATGAATGGTTTTTAAAGAATATTGACCAATACAAACAGGTCAAATTATAA
- a CDS encoding mannose-1-phosphate guanylyltransferase — protein MKVVNVVLSGGVGSRLWPLSRKSRPKQYLPIFGGQSLFEKTVIRNSEICNQVMVVGGVDNYQLSRDILKKTATTDYIELVEAAPRNTAAAIAFAALSLPEDAIMLVTPSDHLIGDQEKYNADLSQAVALAKNGDLVTFGLIPSKPETGFGYIEHEGNNVLGFREKPALEQAKAYLSQGNFLWNSGMFCFAAGTYLRELQKYEPEVLKTSKAAMKNAKEGFLPLDLSMEIPSISVDYAVMERSDKIKVIPSNFSWSDMGSFEALFEYYPIGSNERVGENLVLGTGKHVEFIGMEDVVLVETDDAILVLNRKNAQDVKKVYERLEKENPSLLN, from the coding sequence ATGAAAGTCGTTAATGTGGTATTATCAGGAGGTGTGGGTAGTCGTTTATGGCCACTCTCCCGGAAAAGTAGACCCAAGCAATATTTGCCAATTTTTGGAGGGCAGTCACTTTTTGAAAAAACGGTGATTAGAAATTCTGAAATTTGTAATCAAGTCATGGTGGTAGGAGGGGTGGACAATTACCAGCTCTCTAGGGATATTTTAAAAAAAACAGCTACCACCGATTACATCGAGCTTGTTGAGGCTGCACCAAGAAATACAGCGGCAGCAATAGCTTTTGCTGCTTTATCTCTTCCTGAAGATGCAATAATGTTAGTGACTCCATCAGATCATTTAATTGGAGATCAAGAAAAATACAATGCTGATCTAAGCCAAGCAGTTGCTTTGGCAAAGAATGGGGATTTGGTGACCTTTGGTTTAATCCCGAGTAAACCAGAAACAGGTTTTGGATACATTGAGCATGAAGGAAATAATGTGCTTGGGTTTAGGGAGAAACCAGCATTGGAGCAAGCTAAGGCTTATTTGTCACAGGGTAATTTTCTGTGGAATAGTGGTATGTTTTGTTTTGCAGCCGGCACATATTTAAGAGAGTTACAGAAATATGAACCTGAAGTACTGAAAACTTCAAAAGCGGCTATGAAAAATGCTAAAGAAGGATTTCTTCCACTCGATTTGAGTATGGAAATACCTTCAATTAGTGTAGATTATGCAGTTATGGAGCGTTCTGACAAGATAAAAGTTATACCTTCAAATTTTTCATGGTCAGATATGGGGTCTTTTGAAGCTTTATTCGAATATTATCCTATTGGTAGTAATGAGAGGGTAGGTGAGAATTTGGTTTTAGGAACTGGGAAGCATGTTGAGTTCATAGGTATGGAGGATGTTGTTTTGGTAGAAACCGATGATGCAATTCTTGTTTTGAACCGGAAGAATGCTCAAGATGTTAAGAAGGTCTATGAACGATTAGAAAAAGAAAATCCAAGTTTACTAAATTAA
- a CDS encoding UpxY family transcription antiterminator, with protein sequence MTEKLNWYVMYTAPRAEKKVALRLKEKGTEVYLPLIEEIRQWSDRKKKIQKPLFNGYIFVHTSKERLWESLQVSGAVKFINFSGEHSFIHQDEIDTIQRIIETGVSVEVETDNIEKGEMVKILGGPLQGFQGECIKKSNQDYFIIRIPSINQSMLVNVPRKFLEII encoded by the coding sequence ATGACTGAAAAGCTTAATTGGTATGTTATGTATACCGCACCAAGAGCAGAAAAGAAAGTAGCTCTTAGACTCAAAGAAAAAGGAACTGAAGTTTACCTGCCCCTGATTGAAGAAATCCGGCAGTGGAGCGACAGGAAGAAAAAAATACAAAAACCTCTATTTAATGGCTATATTTTTGTACATACAAGCAAAGAAAGATTATGGGAGTCCTTACAGGTTTCCGGTGCTGTGAAGTTTATCAACTTTTCTGGAGAGCATTCATTCATTCATCAGGATGAGATTGACACTATACAACGAATCATTGAAACGGGCGTTTCAGTGGAGGTTGAAACAGACAACATAGAAAAGGGTGAAATGGTAAAAATACTAGGCGGACCTTTGCAAGGTTTTCAGGGAGAATGCATAAAAAAATCAAATCAGGATTATTTTATCATACGAATTCCAAGCATTAACCAAAGTATGCTCGTCAATGTTCCAAGAAAATTTTTGGAAATCATCTGA
- a CDS encoding glycoside hydrolase family 15 protein yields the protein MEKHTYGTGLIGNCSYIAHIEKNTNISWLCMPRFDSDFLFGSMLDKKRGGEFTILPPHENYTSRQEYQENSNVLDTYIETSEGEAYKVTDFAPRFFNYDRYYKPSMLIRKIEPLKGEPKIKINCFPVSDHGKYKLKAIPESNHIQFSGRDQEVRLTTNCSITYIMEDQAFHLQKTVYLVLTYGSPLEAPIESTVEKFLNSTLKYWRNWVKSTSIPNFHQRLVVRSSLVLKIHQYEDTGGIIASSTSSLPESPGSTRNWDYRYCWMRDAYYTLNVFNHLGHFEELERYFEYLQNLPTDNRGRYQPLYAITGSAKLIEVISDLDGYRGEKPVRFGNDAYTHIQNDLYGQVLVSLLPLYADKRFVESEKSHSKPFIYNLLNKIEETMDEKDAGLWEFRNLKQEHCYTFLFHWAGSCAAIKIAERMSDTEMMEKALDLKNKAIQKIEACYIPERKAYAQAIGTKNMDASTLQLITMGYFGNDIERANDHLKALEEDLLAKNFLFYRYKHQDDFGEPETTFLICAFWYIEALACVNRLDEAMEGFETLSKYCNHLKLFSEDVDQHTGSQWGNFPQTYSHVGLLNAAYRIDKKLDKPNFIL from the coding sequence ATGGAAAAGCACACCTATGGCACCGGACTTATTGGCAATTGCAGTTACATTGCCCATATTGAAAAAAACACAAATATAAGCTGGCTCTGTATGCCTAGGTTTGACAGTGATTTTTTATTTGGAAGTATGCTCGATAAGAAGCGAGGTGGGGAATTCACAATACTGCCTCCACACGAAAATTACACTTCAAGGCAGGAATACCAAGAAAATTCAAATGTCCTAGATACTTATATAGAAACCTCAGAAGGGGAAGCCTATAAAGTCACTGATTTTGCACCTAGATTTTTCAACTATGACAGGTACTATAAGCCCTCCATGTTAATAAGGAAAATAGAACCCCTTAAAGGTGAGCCTAAAATTAAAATTAATTGTTTCCCTGTATCTGATCATGGTAAATATAAATTAAAGGCAATCCCTGAAAGCAATCATATACAATTCTCAGGAAGAGATCAAGAAGTGAGGCTTACTACAAATTGCTCCATAACCTACATAATGGAGGATCAGGCTTTTCATCTTCAGAAAACAGTATATTTGGTTCTGACTTATGGAAGCCCATTAGAAGCACCAATAGAAAGTACTGTAGAAAAGTTTTTGAATTCCACACTCAAATATTGGAGAAACTGGGTCAAATCTACTAGCATACCTAATTTTCATCAGCGATTGGTCGTTCGTTCATCATTGGTATTGAAAATCCATCAATACGAAGACACTGGAGGAATCATTGCTTCCTCGACATCTAGTTTACCCGAATCTCCAGGGTCAACCAGGAACTGGGATTATAGGTACTGTTGGATGAGGGATGCGTATTACACATTGAATGTATTTAATCATCTTGGACATTTTGAAGAGCTGGAAAGATACTTTGAATATCTGCAGAACCTCCCTACCGATAATAGAGGGAGATACCAGCCATTGTATGCAATAACAGGCTCTGCAAAACTAATAGAAGTCATTTCTGACCTTGATGGTTATAGAGGTGAAAAGCCTGTCCGGTTTGGTAACGATGCCTATACGCACATACAAAATGACTTATACGGTCAAGTTTTGGTCAGTTTACTTCCACTTTATGCCGACAAAAGATTTGTGGAGTCAGAGAAAAGTCACTCCAAGCCTTTTATATACAATCTTCTCAACAAAATAGAGGAGACTATGGATGAAAAAGATGCTGGGCTATGGGAATTTAGAAATTTAAAGCAAGAACATTGTTACACTTTTCTATTTCATTGGGCTGGTTCATGCGCGGCCATCAAGATTGCTGAAAGAATGAGTGATACAGAAATGATGGAAAAAGCCCTAGACCTTAAAAATAAAGCAATTCAGAAAATCGAAGCCTGCTATATCCCGGAAAGAAAGGCTTATGCACAAGCCATAGGGACAAAAAACATGGATGCCAGCACATTACAACTAATCACTATGGGCTATTTCGGAAATGACATTGAAAGGGCCAATGACCACCTTAAAGCCTTGGAAGAGGATCTATTGGCCAAAAACTTTCTGTTTTACAGATACAAACATCAGGATGACTTTGGCGAGCCAGAAACAACTTTCTTAATTTGTGCCTTCTGGTATATCGAAGCATTGGCCTGTGTCAATCGCCTTGATGAAGCCATGGAAGGATTTGAGACACTAAGCAAATATTGTAACCATTTGAAACTCTTTTCGGAGGATGTTGACCAGCATACTGGTAGCCAATGGGGTAATTTCCCTCAGACTTACAGCCATGTAGGATTACTTAATGCAGCTTACAGAATTGACAAAAAACTAGACAAGCCAAATTTTATCCTCTGA
- a CDS encoding single-stranded DNA-binding protein: MNSIKNNVQLIGRLGAKADYKTVKGDTPMVRLNLATNEVYKNNKGEKVEDTYWHNLVAFGKTAEVIHKYTDKGSEICIQGKLVNRSYEDKDGQKRYITEVQISDVLLMGDKSQSNS; the protein is encoded by the coding sequence ATGAACAGTATTAAAAACAACGTACAATTAATTGGTAGACTAGGAGCCAAAGCTGATTACAAAACAGTAAAAGGAGATACACCAATGGTAAGATTAAACCTTGCGACCAACGAGGTATATAAAAACAATAAAGGTGAAAAAGTTGAGGACACTTATTGGCACAACCTTGTTGCTTTTGGGAAAACTGCTGAAGTCATTCACAAATACACCGATAAGGGTTCTGAAATTTGCATCCAAGGAAAACTGGTAAATCGATCCTATGAGGACAAAGATGGGCAAAAAAGATACATCACGGAAGTACAGATTAGCGATGTGTTGCTTATGGGGGACAAATCCCAGTCCAACTCTTAA
- a CDS encoding Dabb family protein, whose product MIVHQVYFWLHEPEKNLDAVIDGCKKIANTKSVKSHAIGKPAATEKREVIDDSYHIALVVNFETIEDHDQYQVDPIHLQFIEDHKDKWSSVKIYDFEV is encoded by the coding sequence ATGATTGTACACCAAGTATATTTTTGGCTCCACGAGCCTGAGAAAAATTTAGATGCTGTAATCGATGGTTGTAAAAAGATAGCCAATACCAAAAGCGTAAAAAGCCATGCTATAGGCAAGCCTGCAGCCACAGAAAAGCGCGAGGTAATTGATGACAGTTATCATATCGCCTTAGTAGTTAATTTCGAAACTATCGAAGACCACGACCAATACCAGGTCGACCCAATACACCTACAATTTATCGAAGACCATAAAGACAAATGGTCCAGTGTTAAAATCTATGATTTCGAAGTATAA
- the hslV gene encoding ATP-dependent protease subunit HslV, with the protein MEKIKSTTVVAIKHEGQVAIGADGQATMGNTIAKSSVNKIRKLQGGKIVTGFAGSTADAFTLLEKFEEKLGAYSNNMKRAAVELAKEWRTDRMLSKLEAMMIVADAEDILIISGTGDVIEPDMGIATIGSGSMYAQSAARALKKFAANLTAEEMVKESLTIAADICIYTNHNVIIEKVNK; encoded by the coding sequence ATGGAAAAAATAAAATCGACCACAGTGGTCGCAATAAAGCATGAAGGCCAAGTTGCTATTGGAGCGGACGGTCAGGCTACAATGGGCAATACAATTGCAAAAAGCAGTGTAAATAAAATAAGAAAATTACAGGGAGGTAAGATTGTAACTGGATTTGCAGGGTCTACTGCGGATGCTTTTACTCTTTTGGAGAAGTTTGAGGAAAAGTTGGGTGCCTACAGTAATAATATGAAACGTGCTGCAGTGGAGTTGGCTAAAGAATGGCGAACTGATAGAATGTTGAGTAAATTGGAGGCCATGATGATAGTAGCTGATGCTGAAGATATACTAATTATTTCTGGTACAGGGGATGTAATCGAGCCTGATATGGGAATAGCAACAATTGGTTCTGGAAGCATGTATGCACAGTCTGCCGCTAGGGCTTTAAAGAAGTTTGCAGCAAATCTTACAGCAGAGGAAATGGTGAAAGAAAGCCTAACAATAGCTGCTGACATTTGTATTTATACCAATCACAATGTGATTATTGAAAAAGTAAATAAATAA
- a CDS encoding pyruvate dehydrogenase complex dihydrolipoamide acetyltransferase — MAEIIRMPKMSDTMEEGVIAQWLKKVGDKVKPGDILAEVETDKATMELESYDEGTLLHIGVKEKDAVPVNGIIAILGEEGENIDDILKGIDSGDDTESAPEEDKSKGESSEKAKETTVDIDVSGIAATVITMPKMSDTMQEGTIASWLKKVGDEVKSGDVLAEVETDKATMELESYDDGTLLYIGVNEGDAVEVNGVIAIIGDKGADFETLLKAHQQKTSSSEASGGSEAPKDDKSETKTEEVKKESAPTNTTASSTETGRIKASPLAKKIASEKGIDISLVQGSGDSGRIIKKDIENFDPSKVAATASASGNEASSGAAIGQESYTDVKVSQMRKVIAKRLAESKFTAPHFYLTMEINMDKAMEARKSMNEIAPVKISFNDMVIKAAAVSLKQHPAVNSAWMGDKIRFNDHVHIGMAVAIDDGLLVPVIRFTDSKSLSEISKEAKSLAGKAKNKELQPKDWEGNTFTVSNLGMFGIEEFTAIINPPDACILAIGGIKQTPIVKDGEIKIGNVMKVTLSCDHRVVDGVVGSAYLKTLKSLLEDPVRLLI, encoded by the coding sequence ATGGCCGAGATAATACGAATGCCCAAAATGAGCGATACCATGGAAGAAGGGGTAATCGCACAATGGTTGAAAAAGGTAGGTGATAAAGTAAAACCCGGAGATATTCTGGCAGAAGTGGAGACTGATAAAGCTACCATGGAACTAGAGTCTTATGATGAGGGTACTTTGCTCCATATTGGAGTTAAGGAAAAAGATGCTGTGCCTGTCAATGGAATCATTGCTATATTGGGTGAAGAAGGCGAAAATATAGACGATATTTTGAAAGGTATCGATTCAGGTGATGACACCGAAAGTGCTCCTGAGGAGGATAAATCCAAAGGTGAATCCTCAGAAAAAGCTAAAGAGACTACTGTTGATATTGATGTTTCGGGAATTGCAGCTACGGTAATCACTATGCCTAAAATGAGTGATACCATGCAGGAAGGTACCATCGCTAGCTGGTTAAAGAAAGTAGGAGATGAGGTTAAATCTGGTGATGTCCTTGCTGAGGTTGAGACAGATAAAGCTACTATGGAGTTGGAATCCTATGATGATGGGACCTTACTTTATATAGGAGTGAATGAAGGCGATGCTGTAGAAGTAAATGGCGTAATAGCTATTATAGGTGATAAAGGGGCAGATTTTGAAACCCTACTTAAAGCCCACCAACAGAAAACTTCTTCTAGTGAAGCTTCTGGAGGATCGGAAGCACCTAAAGACGATAAGTCTGAAACCAAAACTGAAGAAGTCAAAAAGGAGAGTGCACCGACCAATACTACCGCAAGCTCCACGGAAACTGGCCGTATTAAGGCTTCCCCACTTGCTAAAAAGATAGCTAGCGAAAAAGGAATAGATATTTCTTTGGTTCAGGGATCAGGCGATAGTGGAAGAATTATTAAAAAAGACATTGAGAATTTTGATCCTTCAAAAGTGGCAGCTACCGCAAGTGCTTCGGGCAATGAAGCAAGTAGTGGAGCAGCTATTGGACAAGAGTCCTACACGGATGTGAAAGTTTCTCAAATGAGAAAAGTAATTGCCAAGCGTCTTGCAGAAAGCAAATTTACAGCTCCCCATTTTTACTTGACCATGGAAATTAACATGGACAAGGCCATGGAGGCCAGGAAAAGCATGAATGAGATAGCTCCCGTCAAAATTTCATTCAACGATATGGTTATCAAAGCGGCGGCTGTATCACTAAAACAACACCCTGCAGTTAATTCTGCTTGGATGGGGGATAAAATCAGATTCAATGACCATGTTCACATCGGTATGGCGGTTGCTATAGATGATGGTTTATTGGTACCTGTTATACGTTTCACAGATAGCAAATCTCTTTCGGAGATATCTAAAGAAGCCAAATCATTGGCAGGGAAAGCCAAAAACAAAGAATTACAACCAAAGGACTGGGAAGGCAATACCTTTACCGTTTCCAATCTTGGTATGTTTGGGATTGAGGAGTTTACTGCCATAATCAATCCACCTGATGCTTGTATTTTAGCTATAGGAGGAATCAAACAAACCCCAATTGTGAAGGATGGAGAAATCAAGATAGGTAATGTGATGAAAGTTACCCTTTCTTGTGATCATAGAGTTGTAGATGGTGTCGTAGGTTCTGCCTATCTTAAAACGCTAAAAAGTTTACTTGAAGACCCAGTTAGGTTGTTAATCTGA